From the genome of Sulfurovum sp. NBC37-1, one region includes:
- a CDS encoding cell division ATP-binding protein FtsE — translation MSNVINASHLTLAYDDGKKEIIKNASFSIKKGEFVFITGPSGSGKSTLLKALYGALKPTEGNLIVGGLDLANISTGKLQELRTHLGIIFQDYKLVNEWTVAKNVVLPLMIAGYSVDVQNTQAQRLLKHVKLSEHADKFPLELSGGEQQRVGVARALAKNPVVILADEPTGNLDDYSSNVIWDLMENACQQLETTVLVVTHKIPTIFSLPYRHFIIESKGVYEVH, via the coding sequence ATGTCTAATGTCATTAATGCTTCCCACCTTACACTGGCGTATGACGACGGCAAGAAAGAGATCATCAAAAATGCCAGTTTCAGTATCAAGAAGGGGGAGTTTGTTTTCATTACCGGGCCGAGTGGTTCGGGGAAATCGACACTGCTCAAAGCACTTTACGGTGCGCTGAAGCCTACAGAGGGAAATCTCATTGTCGGAGGGCTCGACCTGGCCAATATCAGTACGGGGAAGCTGCAGGAGCTGCGTACCCACCTTGGGATAATCTTCCAGGACTATAAGCTGGTCAATGAATGGACCGTAGCAAAGAATGTAGTGCTTCCTCTGATGATCGCGGGCTATTCTGTCGATGTGCAGAACACACAGGCGCAGAGACTGCTCAAGCATGTCAAACTTTCCGAACATGCCGACAAATTCCCGCTGGAGCTGAGCGGTGGCGAACAGCAGCGTGTAGGTGTGGCACGGGCACTGGCAAAGAACCCGGTCGTGATACTGGCGGATGAGCCTACCGGTAACCTCGATGACTACTCCTCCAACGTGATCTGGGACCTGATGGAGAATGCCTGCCAGCAGCTTGAGACCACGGTACTGGTCGTAACACACAAGATACCGACGATCTTCTCTCTGCCGTACAGACATTTTATCATAGAAAGCAAGGGTGTTTATGAAGTTCATTAA
- the trmB gene encoding tRNA (guanosine(46)-N7)-methyltransferase TrmB encodes MPHLKVKPFDSAAIEKKLPDSSIMTFRAKALKGDDEIIGVEHGGEEFLLQIKPDNKATLVKYDKVTRPLKVNLLKEALDKVSKELGLKILSSNIALSNGKPPLASEYFKKIEDFETIEYPKEKISVEVGFGSGRHLLYQAQKNPDTLFIGLEIHTPSAQQVLRQIELQGLENIWVVNYDARLFLEMLPSNRCEQIFVHFPVPWDKKPHRRVISTSFLAESMRVLRRGGRLELRTDSDKYFWYALETFFAVPKTEVEIRKNEALEVTSKYEARWRKQEKDIYDVYVKCSEDSDERDLRIDFKFTSVKYTPNLEECLPKNALVFDGYFVHFERSYKVGDNALLVKCAFGSFDRPEHKYILVEENESRYFASQPVKTTVNYAAHQKIVELLTQKENNV; translated from the coding sequence ATGCCACATTTAAAAGTAAAACCTTTCGACAGTGCAGCAATAGAAAAAAAACTGCCTGACAGTTCCATCATGACCTTTCGTGCCAAGGCCTTGAAAGGGGACGATGAGATCATCGGCGTGGAGCATGGGGGCGAAGAATTTCTGCTTCAGATAAAACCTGACAACAAAGCCACTTTGGTCAAATACGACAAAGTGACACGTCCTTTGAAGGTCAACCTTCTCAAAGAGGCTTTGGACAAAGTTTCAAAGGAACTCGGGCTGAAAATTCTCAGCTCGAATATCGCACTCTCAAACGGGAAACCGCCTCTGGCATCGGAGTACTTCAAAAAGATCGAGGATTTTGAAACGATCGAATATCCCAAAGAGAAGATCTCCGTTGAGGTGGGTTTCGGTTCGGGGCGGCATCTGCTCTATCAGGCACAGAAAAACCCCGATACGCTCTTCATAGGTCTTGAGATACATACCCCTTCCGCGCAGCAGGTACTGCGACAGATAGAACTGCAGGGACTGGAGAATATCTGGGTGGTCAATTATGATGCCAGGCTCTTTCTGGAAATGCTGCCATCCAACAGATGTGAGCAGATCTTCGTTCACTTTCCCGTACCATGGGACAAAAAACCGCACAGACGTGTGATCTCTACGAGTTTCCTTGCCGAGTCGATGCGGGTACTGCGCAGAGGCGGCAGACTGGAACTGAGGACTGACAGTGACAAGTATTTCTGGTATGCGCTTGAAACCTTTTTTGCCGTACCGAAGACCGAGGTGGAGATACGCAAGAATGAAGCCCTTGAAGTCACCAGCAAATATGAGGCGAGATGGCGGAAACAGGAGAAGGACATCTATGATGTCTATGTAAAATGCAGTGAAGATTCCGACGAGAGGGACCTGCGCATAGACTTTAAATTTACTAGTGTAAAATATACACCAAATCTGGAAGAATGTCTGCCGAAAAATGCTTTGGTCTTCGACGGGTATTTCGTGCATTTCGAACGCAGCTACAAGGTGGGGGATAACGCATTGCTTGTCAAATGTGCCTTCGGCAGTTTCGACAGGCCTGAACACAAATACATACTGGTCGAAGAGAATGAGAGCAGGTATTTTGCCTCCCAACCGGTAAAGACCACGGTCAATTATGCCGCACATCAGAAGATCGTAGAACTCTTGACACAAAAGGAAAACAATGTCTAA
- a CDS encoding fibronectin type III domain-containing protein: MKKSILLLWVLALLTFSGCGSAIKGLMVYGKDPSLPSLGTVRTLPMMSSVGFEWDTIKSDKVHGINVYRKSPDAKDPEGREFRRVGSIGNRYATHFVDTHVKPDRRYVYKFTTFSFGKESAPGTTVEVRTKPTFAPVSFLKAYKAGPTAVKLLWRPHPSDKISSYIIERSVNGGEWRFMAQVEGVLMAEYIDTLVRGGNTYAYRIIAKSYEGIKSKPSQVARITL, translated from the coding sequence ATGAAAAAATCGATCCTCTTACTCTGGGTTCTCGCTTTACTGACCTTTAGCGGCTGCGGTTCCGCCATCAAGGGATTGATGGTCTACGGCAAAGACCCCAGCTTGCCCTCGCTCGGAACCGTACGGACGCTTCCGATGATGAGTTCCGTCGGTTTCGAATGGGATACGATCAAAAGTGACAAGGTACACGGCATTAACGTTTACAGAAAATCTCCCGACGCCAAAGACCCCGAAGGAAGGGAGTTCAGACGAGTCGGCAGCATAGGCAACCGGTATGCTACACATTTTGTCGATACGCATGTAAAACCGGACAGACGGTATGTCTACAAGTTCACTACCTTTTCTTTTGGAAAAGAATCCGCACCGGGAACAACGGTTGAAGTGCGGACGAAACCCACTTTTGCACCGGTCTCGTTCCTGAAAGCCTATAAGGCTGGACCGACAGCGGTCAAACTGCTTTGGCGGCCGCACCCCAGCGACAAGATCAGCAGCTATATCATTGAAAGATCGGTCAATGGCGGAGAATGGCGGTTCATGGCACAGGTCGAAGGCGTGCTGATGGCGGAGTATATCGATACACTGGTACGCGGAGGCAACACTTATGCCTACCGTATCATCGCCAAAAGCTATGAGGGTATCAAGTCCAAGCCGAGCCAGGTCGCCCGTATAACACTCTAA
- a CDS encoding RluA family pseudouridine synthase: MNNFNVETAGRIDKVLAHELDVSRNQVEKLVKDGLVSVNKKMVTKTSFKVVEGDEITYEFKEAEKREPVEIDFDVEILYEDEYLMVVNKPSGLVVHPAPSVKEPTLVDWLVKKGISLSTISGEERHGIVHRIDKETTGALVIAKDNKVHEMLSEQLQDKSMGRYYLALIDHFLKEDVVVDKPIGRNPHNRLKMDVVPHGKPAKTAFKKLLTSEYDVELIAAKLFTGRTHQIRVHLNTLGRHILGDDLYGFKSKRDKIPRVYLHAYLLYLIHPVTGVKMEFTAPLFDDMKLYLSKYFDQSDIDEKIDPLTLGSRFTDL, translated from the coding sequence ATGAATAATTTTAATGTAGAAACAGCAGGTCGTATAGACAAAGTATTGGCACACGAACTCGATGTCAGTCGTAATCAGGTTGAGAAGTTGGTAAAGGATGGTCTGGTTTCTGTCAACAAGAAGATGGTAACCAAGACAAGTTTCAAGGTGGTAGAAGGTGATGAGATAACCTATGAGTTCAAAGAGGCTGAGAAACGTGAGCCTGTTGAGATAGACTTTGACGTCGAGATACTGTACGAAGATGAGTATCTAATGGTGGTGAACAAACCGAGTGGCCTGGTCGTGCATCCTGCTCCTTCGGTGAAAGAGCCTACACTGGTGGACTGGCTGGTGAAGAAGGGGATCTCGCTCTCTACTATTTCGGGGGAAGAGCGCCATGGTATCGTGCACCGCATTGACAAAGAGACGACGGGTGCGCTGGTGATCGCCAAGGATAATAAGGTGCATGAGATGCTCAGCGAGCAGCTTCAGGACAAGAGTATGGGGCGCTACTATCTGGCGCTGATAGACCATTTTCTCAAAGAGGATGTGGTCGTCGACAAGCCCATCGGACGTAACCCGCACAACAGACTGAAAATGGATGTCGTACCGCATGGGAAGCCGGCAAAAACGGCTTTCAAAAAGCTGTTGACTTCGGAGTATGATGTGGAGCTGATCGCGGCGAAGCTCTTTACGGGAAGGACCCATCAGATACGCGTGCATCTCAATACGCTGGGACGGCATATACTGGGCGATGATTTATACGGTTTTAAGAGCAAAAGAGATAAAATTCCAAGAGTTTATCTACATGCGTATCTGTTATATCTTATCCACCCCGTCACCGGTGTGAAAATGGAGTTCACCGCTCCGCTTTTCGATGATATGAAACTGTATTTATCCAAATATTTTGATCAAAGTGACATAGATGAAAAAATCGATCCTCTTACTCTGGGTTCTCGCTTTACTGACCTTTAG
- a CDS encoding tRNA 2-thiocytidine biosynthesis TtcA family protein: MSQRDSRSTPQLKMSKKLLKVIGKTNAEFRLIGEGDRVLVGLSGGKDSLALVHGLKHIQRHAPFRFEFEACTVKYGMPDEHYDFLSKHCEEYGIKHTVYDTNIFEISHNTIRENSSFCSYFSRMRRGALYTFAEQGGFNKVALGHHFDDTVESFFMNMFYNGTMRALAPIYKTGRGFHLIRPLIQARESQLRAFADDNNLQVIGDEACPAMLKDVKMPHARASTKEWLSGLEKENKDIFKMFKASFKHIHDDTFLDPARWKRDDI, encoded by the coding sequence ATGTCCCAAAGAGACAGTAGATCTACACCACAGCTCAAAATGAGCAAAAAACTCCTCAAGGTCATCGGAAAGACCAATGCGGAGTTCAGACTCATAGGTGAAGGTGACAGGGTCCTTGTAGGCCTGAGCGGAGGAAAAGATTCTCTGGCTTTGGTGCATGGACTCAAACATATACAGAGGCATGCCCCTTTCCGTTTTGAGTTTGAAGCCTGCACCGTCAAGTACGGTATGCCCGATGAACATTACGATTTCCTCTCAAAACACTGTGAAGAGTACGGTATTAAACATACAGTGTACGATACCAATATCTTCGAGATCTCCCACAACACTATCCGGGAGAACTCTTCTTTCTGTTCCTACTTCTCCCGCATGAGAAGAGGGGCTCTGTATACCTTCGCGGAGCAGGGCGGCTTCAACAAAGTGGCACTCGGGCATCATTTTGATGATACGGTGGAGAGTTTCTTTATGAACATGTTTTATAACGGTACCATGAGGGCCTTGGCCCCCATCTACAAGACTGGGAGAGGCTTTCACCTTATCCGGCCGCTTATTCAAGCCAGGGAATCACAGCTAAGAGCTTTCGCGGATGACAACAACCTTCAGGTCATCGGTGACGAAGCCTGCCCCGCCATGCTCAAAGATGTCAAAATGCCTCATGCCAGGGCTTCGACCAAAGAATGGCTTTCCGGACTGGAAAAAGAGAATAAAGATATCTTCAAAATGTTCAAAGCCTCCTTCAAGCATATCCATGACGATACTTTTCTCGACCCTGCACGCTGGAAGAGAGACGATATATAA
- a CDS encoding 5'-methylthioadenosine/adenosylhomocysteine nucleosidase has translation MAKKIAIMGAMVEEVDPFLGTDEHEPLLKYFKKHNDVTYGNNLYHEAKYKELDIVLGYSKIGKVNSALTAATMIEHFGCDMLLFTGVAGAISPDLKIGDLIVATQLCQHDLDITAFGHPHGYVPEGKVYVEPSRELIHIAKRVADEKGINLKKGVIATGDQFIADSERKEWIAKTFDADALEMEGASVAVVCDALNVPFFVLRAISDAADTDATFDFDEFLKHSSQVSSSFIMAMLEKLVAEQA, from the coding sequence ATGGCAAAAAAGATCGCAATCATGGGAGCGATGGTTGAAGAGGTCGATCCCTTTTTGGGAACGGATGAACATGAACCGCTGCTGAAATACTTTAAGAAACACAATGACGTGACATATGGGAACAATCTCTACCATGAAGCAAAATACAAAGAGCTTGATATTGTGCTTGGATACTCCAAGATCGGTAAAGTGAATTCCGCATTAACCGCAGCGACGATGATAGAACATTTCGGCTGTGATATGTTACTTTTTACCGGTGTGGCCGGAGCGATCTCACCTGACCTGAAGATCGGTGACCTGATTGTTGCGACGCAGCTGTGCCAGCATGATCTGGACATTACGGCCTTTGGACATCCCCACGGGTACGTACCTGAAGGCAAGGTGTATGTTGAACCTTCAAGAGAATTGATACATATCGCCAAGAGGGTGGCTGATGAAAAAGGCATTAATCTGAAAAAAGGTGTGATCGCAACGGGTGACCAGTTCATTGCAGACAGCGAACGCAAAGAGTGGATAGCTAAAACCTTTGATGCTGATGCACTTGAAATGGAAGGAGCATCGGTTGCCGTGGTATGTGACGCACTCAATGTTCCCTTCTTTGTCCTTCGGGCTATCAGCGATGCCGCCGATACCGATGCAACTTTTGATTTTGATGAATTCCTCAAACATTCTTCACAGGTTAGCAGCAGTTTTATTATGGCAATGTTGGAAAAACTTGTAGCTGAACAGGCATGA
- the fabD gene encoding ACP S-malonyltransferase, with amino-acid sequence MSAKCAFLFPGQGSQAVGMGEDFFNNSNVAKQMVADAGSRTGIDFERLLFTENDDLEKTEFTQPAILLVSSIAHKLFEDEMPIRPVYALGHSLGEFSALVSVGALDVTDAVELVNLRGKLMAEACAGQDVGMLVSLGLADDVVEKICEEQRAAGMKVWPVNYNAEGQIVIAGIKPDLERLEPILKEAKARRAMLLNMSVASHCPLLESATAPLAEKLQEVLRDEFTAPVVSNVTAEKYSSKKEALELLPRQLVSPVLYKQSISKFDDEVDCYIEFGHGGVLKGLNRKATKKPHFVVSDMASLATTIDEIRKLGA; translated from the coding sequence ATGTCAGCAAAATGTGCGTTTTTATTTCCGGGACAGGGTTCCCAGGCTGTAGGTATGGGAGAAGATTTCTTTAACAATTCAAATGTAGCAAAGCAGATGGTGGCCGATGCCGGCAGCAGAACGGGGATCGATTTTGAGAGACTGCTTTTTACTGAAAATGATGATCTTGAGAAAACAGAATTTACGCAGCCTGCTATTCTGCTTGTATCTTCTATAGCCCATAAGCTGTTTGAAGATGAAATGCCTATCAGACCGGTCTATGCGCTTGGACATTCGCTTGGAGAGTTCTCTGCCCTGGTGTCTGTAGGTGCTTTGGATGTGACGGATGCAGTTGAACTGGTGAACCTCAGGGGTAAACTCATGGCTGAAGCCTGTGCCGGTCAGGATGTGGGTATGCTGGTCTCTCTGGGGCTTGCCGATGATGTGGTAGAGAAGATCTGTGAAGAGCAGAGGGCGGCAGGCATGAAAGTATGGCCGGTCAATTACAATGCCGAAGGTCAGATCGTTATAGCAGGTATCAAACCTGATCTGGAAAGACTTGAGCCGATCCTTAAAGAGGCAAAGGCAAGAAGGGCAATGCTGCTCAATATGTCCGTGGCATCACACTGTCCATTACTTGAAAGTGCGACGGCACCGTTGGCAGAAAAACTGCAGGAAGTACTCAGAGACGAGTTTACCGCACCTGTGGTCTCGAATGTTACAGCGGAGAAGTACAGCAGCAAAAAAGAGGCGTTGGAACTGCTACCCAGGCAGCTTGTCTCTCCTGTACTCTACAAACAGTCCATCTCCAAGTTTGATGATGAAGTTGATTGTTATATCGAATTCGGTCACGGCGGGGTACTTAAAGGTTTGAACAGAAAAGCGACAAAAAAACCGCATTTTGTGGTCTCTGACATGGCCTCCCTTGCAACAACGATCGATGAGATCAGAAAGCTGGGTGCATAG
- the rd gene encoding rubredoxin, with the protein MNQKYICTVCGYIYDPALGDPDSGITPGTAFEELPDDWECPDCGVSKEDFEPYEE; encoded by the coding sequence ATGAATCAAAAATACATCTGTACCGTGTGCGGCTACATTTACGATCCTGCACTTGGAGATCCCGACTCCGGGATTACTCCGGGAACTGCTTTTGAAGAGTTACCGGATGACTGGGAGTGTCCTGACTGTGGTGTCAGCAAAGAGGATTTTGAACCATACGAGGAGTGA
- a CDS encoding FKBP-type peptidyl-prolyl cis-trans isomerase, with the protein MAIANENSVVGIEYEVKEAGSSEVVDTNKGAQPLEFITGKGHIIPGLENALVGMEKGESGDIMVKAADAYGEVNPEAKQTLPIEQFEGVDLKEGMTLYGQGEDGQTVQVTVTSFNDKEVQVDFNHPLAGKDLMFSVTVLDVRDATDEEAATGQVGGEHCDDGSCGCGH; encoded by the coding sequence ATGGCAATTGCAAATGAAAACAGTGTCGTAGGCATTGAATACGAAGTAAAAGAAGCAGGCTCATCAGAAGTCGTAGATACAAACAAAGGTGCACAGCCACTTGAGTTCATTACAGGTAAAGGGCATATCATTCCGGGTCTCGAGAATGCGCTTGTAGGTATGGAAAAAGGCGAAAGCGGAGACATCATGGTCAAAGCGGCAGACGCATACGGTGAAGTGAACCCTGAAGCGAAACAAACTTTGCCTATCGAGCAGTTCGAGGGTGTGGATCTTAAAGAGGGAATGACACTTTACGGACAAGGCGAAGATGGCCAGACAGTACAGGTAACCGTTACCTCATTCAACGATAAAGAAGTACAGGTTGACTTCAACCATCCTTTGGCGGGTAAAGACCTTATGTTCTCGGTAACAGTACTTGACGTAAGAGATGCAACAGATGAAGAAGCTGCTACCGGTCAGGTTGGCGGTGAACACTGTGATGACGGCAGCTGTGGCTGCGGACACTGA
- a CDS encoding glutamate-5-semialdehyde dehydrogenase, producing MEAFLEEAKASSRVLAGISGADKNRILKEMAQALRASTAEILKANALDMEDADRNDLTPALKDRLLLDESRVEGMAVAVEEIAALKEPVGRVLDGWVTEDGLKIEKVSVPIGVIGIIYESRPNVTSDTAALSFKSSNVCVLKGGKEAQHSNEAIAKVLRAVLKKNGLPEALISLIPDASREGVAKLIKMDKYVDLIVPRGGEGLIRYVSENASVPVVKHDKGQCHTYIDEDANVENAIRIAINAKVQRPGVCNAMETLLVDTAIAKEVLPLLKEAFDAAHTELKGCGETQEIIEVAPATEVDFDTEYLANILNIRVVDGVEGAIDHIVRYGSGHSEAIITENITTAEAFLNGIDAAVVYVNASTRFTDGGAFGFGAEVGISTNKLHARGPMGIEGLTTYKFKIYGSGQIR from the coding sequence ATGGAAGCATTTTTAGAAGAAGCCAAAGCGTCAAGCCGTGTGCTTGCCGGCATCAGCGGAGCGGACAAGAACAGGATACTCAAAGAGATGGCGCAGGCACTCAGAGCCAGTACGGCAGAGATACTCAAAGCCAATGCACTGGATATGGAAGATGCGGACAGAAACGATCTCACTCCGGCACTGAAAGACAGACTGCTGCTCGACGAGAGCAGGGTCGAAGGAATGGCAGTGGCGGTTGAGGAGATAGCTGCACTCAAAGAGCCTGTAGGCCGTGTACTTGACGGCTGGGTAACAGAGGATGGTTTAAAGATCGAGAAGGTCTCCGTGCCTATCGGTGTGATCGGCATCATTTATGAATCACGCCCGAATGTCACATCCGATACGGCAGCTTTGAGTTTCAAGAGTTCCAATGTATGTGTGCTCAAAGGTGGGAAGGAAGCGCAACATTCCAATGAAGCCATTGCAAAGGTTCTAAGAGCAGTACTCAAGAAAAACGGTTTGCCTGAAGCACTCATTTCCCTGATCCCAGATGCCTCGCGTGAAGGGGTGGCAAAACTGATCAAGATGGACAAGTATGTCGATCTTATCGTCCCGCGTGGAGGAGAGGGGCTCATCCGTTATGTCTCGGAGAATGCTTCCGTTCCTGTTGTCAAGCATGACAAAGGACAGTGCCATACCTATATTGATGAAGATGCCAATGTGGAGAATGCCATCAGGATTGCCATCAATGCCAAGGTACAGAGACCGGGTGTCTGCAACGCGATGGAAACACTGCTGGTCGATACTGCTATTGCCAAAGAGGTACTGCCTCTGCTGAAAGAAGCTTTTGATGCAGCACATACGGAATTGAAAGGTTGTGGCGAAACGCAGGAGATCATTGAGGTAGCACCGGCAACGGAAGTGGATTTCGATACGGAATACCTGGCAAACATCCTCAATATCAGGGTAGTGGATGGCGTCGAGGGTGCCATAGACCATATTGTCCGTTATGGTTCGGGACACTCTGAAGCGATCATCACGGAAAATATTACTACTGCGGAAGCCTTTCTGAACGGTATCGATGCGGCAGTGGTCTATGTGAATGCTTCTACGCGATTCACGGATGGCGGTGCTTTCGGTTTCGGTGCGGAGGTCGGTATCAGTACCAATAAGCTCCATGCACGGGGACCGATGGGCATAGAAGGATTGACAACTTACAAATTCAAAATTTACGGTTCCGGACAAATTCGTTAA
- a CDS encoding pyrroline-5-carboxylate reductase: MQTITFIGNGNMALSIAKGLKGKYNIEVVGREMEKLDRFESGLESRIDKYLLDGFDITDRTVLLCVKPANVEEVGKQLKGKARVLFSVLAGTSLEKLKKHIKSKAVVRAMPNLAASVGASMTTLTGDHRFQREAESLLGAVGDTLWLNSEKEIDIATALAGSGPAYLALVAEALADGAVKQGLKREDAMAAMRGLFNGFGKLIQEVHPALLKDGVMSPGGTTAAGYGALEEGNVRSACMDAIEEAYKRAKEL, from the coding sequence ATGCAAACAATCACATTCATTGGTAACGGCAATATGGCGCTGAGTATCGCCAAAGGCCTCAAAGGAAAATACAATATCGAAGTAGTAGGCAGAGAGATGGAGAAGCTCGACCGTTTCGAATCCGGTCTTGAGAGCCGGATCGACAAATATCTTCTCGATGGTTTCGATATAACGGATAGAACCGTTCTGCTCTGTGTCAAACCTGCCAATGTCGAAGAGGTTGGGAAACAACTTAAAGGAAAGGCCAGAGTACTCTTCTCTGTTCTTGCAGGAACTTCGTTGGAGAAACTGAAAAAACATATTAAAAGCAAAGCGGTCGTCAGGGCTATGCCGAACCTCGCCGCCAGTGTCGGTGCCTCTATGACCACACTGACAGGAGACCACCGCTTCCAAAGAGAGGCGGAATCCCTCCTTGGCGCCGTAGGTGATACTCTCTGGCTCAATTCTGAAAAAGAGATAGATATTGCCACGGCACTGGCCGGTTCCGGACCTGCCTATCTCGCGCTCGTTGCAGAAGCACTGGCCGACGGTGCAGTCAAGCAGGGTCTTAAAAGAGAAGATGCCATGGCTGCCATGCGTGGACTCTTCAACGGATTTGGAAAACTGATCCAGGAGGTACACCCAGCTTTGCTGAAGGATGGCGTGATGAGCCCCGGAGGCACAACTGCCGCAGGTTACGGGGCACTGGAAGAGGGCAATGTACGCTCTGCCTGTATGGATGCTATTGAAGAGGCATATAAGCGGGCCAAAGAGTTATAA
- a CDS encoding tetratricopeptide repeat protein: MRYSKLFFSFVLFVFVGMGMLMAEPSVYGYRDSAPSYDDGYSSRGRKSAKVVITENRDNIVRLKRRIAELEERVDGLSSLVEGMSITINELQAPGRLQQTQTNTSSTDNTALLKELGAMIDQINENYVSKEELQRILKGKGNYVAPKKEKSTKSTDSESLGKSSNAKLYSEGVRLFNKKRYNEAKKRFTITDSKGYKPAASNYYLGEIAYYTKKYDDAIFYFKKSAGLYDQASYIDTLLLHTGISLEKTGEKEQARAFYKNIIENYSGKKSAKIAKDRLKKL, encoded by the coding sequence ATGAGATACAGCAAGCTATTTTTTTCTTTTGTCCTGTTTGTTTTTGTAGGAATGGGTATGCTGATGGCAGAGCCATCGGTCTATGGTTACCGTGACAGTGCACCAAGCTATGATGACGGTTACAGCAGCCGCGGTAGAAAATCGGCCAAGGTAGTGATTACAGAGAACAGGGATAACATCGTCCGACTCAAACGTCGGATTGCAGAACTTGAAGAACGTGTGGATGGTCTCTCCTCCCTGGTCGAAGGGATGAGTATTACCATCAATGAACTTCAGGCCCCGGGAAGACTGCAGCAGACACAGACAAATACGTCCAGTACGGATAATACGGCACTTCTCAAAGAACTTGGCGCAATGATCGATCAGATCAATGAAAATTATGTGAGTAAAGAAGAACTGCAGCGGATCCTCAAGGGAAAAGGAAATTACGTTGCCCCTAAAAAAGAGAAAAGCACTAAGTCAACAGACAGTGAGTCTCTTGGAAAAAGTTCCAATGCCAAACTGTACAGTGAAGGGGTCAGGCTTTTTAACAAGAAGCGTTACAACGAAGCGAAGAAACGTTTTACCATTACCGATTCAAAAGGCTACAAGCCTGCTGCATCCAACTATTATCTGGGAGAGATTGCCTATTATACAAAAAAGTATGACGATGCGATTTTCTACTTTAAAAAGAGTGCAGGTCTGTACGACCAGGCAAGTTATATTGATACCTTGCTGCTTCATACCGGTATTTCTCTGGAGAAGACAGGAGAGAAGGAACAGGCAAGAGCTTTTTATAAGAATATCATAGAGAATTACAGTGGTAAAAAAAGTGCAAAGATCGCCAAGGATAGATTGAAGAAGTTGTAA
- a CDS encoding OmpA family protein, producing the protein MIKQTLLTAAALAVLLLSGCGQTAPTLGGSGGKNNFTDATEITGDTVTVDENGAGGSLGNSSADGFTSVYFTFDDYSISGAMQSKISADASRAAQTSGKIKVEGNCDEFGTDEYNYALGLKRAKAVKDALRAEGVDTARMVMVSYGESNPVCSSPTDSCYARNRRVDLRLAR; encoded by the coding sequence GTGATAAAACAGACATTATTGACAGCAGCAGCATTGGCAGTATTGCTTTTAAGCGGTTGCGGACAGACGGCACCGACACTGGGTGGCTCAGGCGGCAAGAACAACTTTACGGATGCTACAGAGATCACCGGTGATACCGTTACGGTCGATGAAAACGGAGCTGGAGGAAGTTTGGGCAACAGCAGTGCCGACGGCTTTACTTCTGTTTATTTTACTTTTGATGACTACAGTATATCGGGAGCAATGCAGAGCAAGATCTCGGCTGATGCCTCCAGAGCGGCCCAAACATCAGGGAAAATAAAGGTAGAGGGTAACTGTGACGAGTTCGGTACCGATGAGTACAACTATGCACTGGGACTTAAGCGTGCCAAAGCGGTCAAAGATGCTTTGCGTGCCGAAGGGGTTGATACGGCAAGAATGGTCATGGTGAGCTACGGTGAGAGCAACCCGGTATGTTCTTCTCCGACGGACAGCTGTTATGCAAGGAACAGAAGAGTCGACCTCAGGTTGGCAAGGTAA